In Chromobacterium rhizoryzae, one genomic interval encodes:
- a CDS encoding precorrin-8X methylmutase, with amino-acid sequence MSQQDYAIVLAGHGSRDPDGVNEFMQLVAALKARAGERPVAHGFLEFARPTIDEAVDQVLAAGAKTVVMVPGVLLAATHAKNDMPSELLALRQAHPGIAFHFGAALDLHPRLLALCRQRIVEAEAASPHTVSRNDACLVVVGRGTSDPDANSEISKLTRMLEEGLGFAASFVCYSGTAKPLVADGLRAAAMLGYRRIVMLPYFLFDGVLVKRIYGAAADLAARHPEIEVLSAGYLGPDEQVAEVFLERAQEGVEGRAAMNCALCKYRVQIVGFEQQVGEPQRGHHGKVRGLLEREPSSSQPPAWKRYTPHPIEAESMRIINEGRDWSAFPAEQRTALMRLVHTTGDFNSVDELFFSPGACETGMRALLRCRRVVTDVTMVETGLKREVLRQLEVETWCGVHDEETRLLAEANGITRSAAGIRRAWQKFGNDCVVAIGDAPTAIREVVRLVRDHGWRPQLVVGLPVGFVGTRECKDELRALLQVPRITNRGTRGGSPWAATVVNALMIDAIEHVYQQQEA; translated from the coding sequence ATGAGCCAGCAAGACTACGCCATCGTATTGGCCGGCCACGGCAGCCGCGACCCGGACGGGGTGAACGAATTCATGCAATTGGTGGCCGCGTTGAAGGCGCGCGCCGGCGAGCGCCCGGTGGCTCACGGCTTTCTGGAGTTCGCCCGCCCCACCATAGACGAGGCGGTGGACCAGGTGCTGGCCGCCGGCGCCAAGACCGTGGTGATGGTGCCCGGCGTGCTCTTGGCCGCCACCCACGCCAAGAACGACATGCCCAGCGAGCTGCTGGCGCTGCGGCAGGCGCATCCGGGCATAGCCTTTCACTTCGGCGCGGCGCTGGACCTGCATCCGCGGCTGTTGGCGCTGTGTCGTCAACGCATCGTCGAGGCCGAGGCGGCGTCGCCGCACACCGTGTCGCGCAACGACGCCTGTCTGGTCGTCGTCGGCCGCGGCACTTCGGACCCGGACGCCAACTCCGAAATCTCCAAGCTCACGCGCATGCTGGAAGAAGGCCTGGGCTTCGCCGCGTCTTTCGTCTGCTATTCCGGCACCGCCAAACCCTTGGTGGCCGACGGCCTGCGCGCCGCCGCCATGCTGGGCTACCGCCGCATCGTGATGCTGCCCTACTTTCTGTTCGACGGCGTGCTGGTCAAGCGCATCTACGGCGCGGCGGCGGACCTGGCGGCGCGCCATCCGGAGATCGAGGTGCTGAGCGCCGGCTACCTGGGCCCGGACGAGCAAGTGGCCGAGGTGTTTCTGGAACGCGCGCAGGAGGGCGTGGAAGGCCGCGCGGCGATGAACTGCGCGCTGTGCAAGTACCGGGTGCAGATCGTCGGCTTCGAACAACAAGTGGGCGAGCCGCAGCGCGGCCACCACGGCAAGGTGCGCGGCCTGCTGGAGCGCGAGCCCAGCTCCAGCCAGCCGCCGGCCTGGAAACGCTACACCCCGCACCCGATAGAAGCGGAAAGCATGCGCATCATCAATGAGGGCCGCGACTGGTCGGCCTTCCCGGCCGAGCAGCGCACCGCGCTGATGCGGCTGGTGCACACCACCGGCGACTTCAACAGCGTGGACGAGCTGTTTTTCTCGCCTGGCGCCTGTGAAACCGGCATGCGCGCGCTGCTGCGCTGCCGCCGCGTGGTCACCGACGTCACCATGGTGGAAACCGGCCTCAAGCGCGAGGTGCTGCGCCAGCTGGAAGTGGAAACCTGGTGCGGCGTGCACGACGAGGAAACCCGGCTTTTGGCCGAAGCCAACGGCATCACCCGCTCCGCCGCCGGCATCCGCCGCGCCTGGCAGAAGTTCGGCAACGACTGCGTGGTGGCGATAGGCGACGCGCCCACCGCCATCCGCGAGGTGGTGCGCCTGGTGCGCGATCACGGCTGGCGGCCGCAGCTGGTGGTGGGCCTGCCGGTGGGCTTCGTCGGCACCCGCGAATGCAAGGACGAGCTGCGCGCGCTGCTGCAAGTGCCGCGCATCACCAACCGCGGCACCCGCGGCGGCTCGCCGTGGGCGGCCACCGTGGTCAACGCGCTGATGATAGACGCGATCGAACACGTGTATCAGCAGCAGGAAGCCTGA
- the cbiD gene encoding cobalt-precorrin-5B (C(1))-methyltransferase CbiD: MRQPYDLAALAPNGMRRGRTTGSCATAAVKAALMLLLDGVDADEVFISLPDPDFYLAVPIQRVAWLDENTVRAEVLKYAGDDPDNTDGATIFAEVKVNGSGALRFLAAAGVGMVTQPGLRIPPGEPAINPVPRQMMRLALAETLAGRPDPGFDLAIGCVDGDKIAKRTFNPMLGIVGGISILGTSGIVEPMSQAAWIASIEVYVRVALGELPAAIAFTPGKIGRGYAADTLGLEKKQVVQIANFVGDSLDFAESVLLEQGRILDTLWVLGHPGKIAKLLDGVWNTHSGKSGMAMDAVAAVAAELAYAPELVAAIKQANTVENVVQIMSSQPDARGYWMEIERRTAALMAAKVPSARQVAVRLFSMDGTPLGAAA; this comes from the coding sequence GTGCGCCAGCCCTACGACCTCGCCGCCCTCGCCCCCAACGGCATGCGCCGCGGCCGCACCACCGGCAGCTGCGCCACCGCCGCCGTCAAGGCAGCGCTGATGCTGCTGCTGGACGGCGTGGACGCCGATGAGGTCTTCATCAGCCTGCCGGACCCGGATTTCTATTTGGCGGTGCCGATACAGCGCGTGGCCTGGCTGGACGAAAACACCGTGCGCGCCGAAGTGCTGAAGTACGCCGGCGACGACCCGGACAACACCGACGGCGCGACGATCTTCGCCGAGGTAAAAGTAAACGGCAGCGGCGCGCTGCGCTTCCTGGCCGCGGCCGGCGTCGGCATGGTCACCCAGCCCGGCCTGCGCATCCCGCCCGGCGAGCCGGCGATCAACCCGGTGCCGCGGCAGATGATGCGGCTGGCGCTGGCCGAGACGCTGGCCGGCCGGCCCGATCCGGGCTTCGATCTGGCGATAGGCTGCGTCGACGGCGACAAGATCGCCAAGCGCACCTTCAACCCGATGCTGGGCATCGTCGGCGGCATCTCGATACTGGGCACCAGCGGCATCGTCGAGCCGATGTCGCAGGCGGCGTGGATCGCCTCCATCGAAGTCTATGTGCGGGTGGCGCTGGGCGAGTTGCCGGCCGCCATCGCCTTCACCCCCGGCAAGATAGGCCGCGGCTACGCCGCCGACACGCTGGGGCTGGAGAAAAAGCAGGTGGTGCAGATCGCCAACTTCGTCGGCGACTCGCTGGACTTCGCCGAATCGGTGCTGCTCGAACAGGGCCGCATCCTAGACACGCTGTGGGTGCTGGGCCACCCGGGCAAGATCGCCAAGCTGCTGGACGGGGTGTGGAACACCCACTCCGGCAAGAGCGGCATGGCGATGGACGCCGTCGCCGCCGTCGCCGCCGAGCTGGCTTATGCGCCCGAGCTGGTGGCCGCCATCAAACAAGCGAATACCGTGGAGAACGTAGTGCAGATCATGAGCAGCCAGCCGGACGCGCGCGGCTACTGGATGGAAATAGAACGCCGCACCGCGGCGCTGATGGCCGCGAAAGTGCCCAGCGCGCGGCAGGTGGCGGTGCGCCTGTTCAGCATGGACGGCACCCCGCTGGGAGCAGCGGCATGA
- the cobI gene encoding precorrin-2 C(20)-methyltransferase, whose translation MKLGRLIGIGVGPGPAGLIPVAALAALREADIVYLPRATSSDTSVARQCLAGLDLDEDRFREIEFEMNPDRGALSRHYGALAERLAAELKTGRNVAYLTIGDSMTYSTYGYLLAALREMLPALETQTFPGVTSFAATASALSWPLGEGKERILILPCPDNMAALRADIDSHDLIVLMKIGKRLPDVLALLNEMGIAHLCAFARRIGLPGEVLCADVSQLSADASGYLATMLIRKTARERRHS comes from the coding sequence ATGAAGCTGGGACGATTGATAGGCATAGGCGTCGGCCCCGGACCGGCCGGCTTGATTCCGGTGGCGGCGCTGGCCGCCTTGCGCGAGGCCGACATCGTCTACCTGCCGCGCGCCACCTCCAGCGACACATCGGTCGCCCGGCAATGCCTGGCCGGGCTGGATCTGGATGAGGACCGTTTCCGCGAGATCGAATTCGAAATGAATCCGGACCGCGGCGCGCTGTCCCGCCATTACGGCGCGCTGGCCGAGCGGCTGGCCGCCGAACTGAAAACCGGCCGGAACGTCGCCTACCTGACCATAGGCGACTCGATGACCTACTCCACCTACGGCTACCTGCTGGCGGCGCTGCGCGAAATGCTGCCGGCGCTGGAAACCCAGACCTTCCCCGGCGTCACCAGCTTCGCCGCCACCGCGTCGGCGCTGTCCTGGCCCTTGGGCGAAGGCAAGGAACGCATCCTGATCCTGCCCTGCCCGGACAACATGGCCGCGCTGCGGGCCGATATCGACAGCCATGACCTCATCGTGCTGATGAAGATAGGCAAGCGGTTGCCGGATGTGCTGGCGCTGCTGAACGAGATGGGCATCGCCCATCTGTGCGCCTTCGCCCGCCGCATCGGCCTGCCCGGCGAAGTGCTGTGCGCCGACGTCTCGCAACTGAGCGCAGACGCCAGCGGCTACCTCGCCACCATGCTGATCCGCAAGACAGCCAGAGAAAGACGCCATTCATGA
- the cobM gene encoding precorrin-4 C(11)-methyltransferase: protein MKVYFIGAGPGAADLITLRGSRLLGAAPMVLYAGSLVPAEMLSHCRPDAEIHDTAELNLDQQEALYRRAQAEDKDVARLHSGDPAIYGATNEQMRRLEALGIAYEVVPGVSSFTAAAAALGSELTRPEVSQSIILTRTSGRASAVPETESIASFAAHRATMCIFLSGQRLKQTVADLSLHYPPDTPVALVRRASWPDQSVHRSTLGQMLSEVKQKDWLLTTLLLVGAALSREGGVESSLYAAGFTHIFRDGDARKTKRASLQKETQA from the coding sequence ATGAAAGTGTATTTCATCGGCGCCGGCCCCGGCGCCGCCGACCTGATCACGCTGCGCGGCAGCCGCCTGTTGGGCGCGGCGCCCATGGTGCTGTACGCCGGCTCGCTGGTGCCGGCGGAGATGCTGAGCCACTGCCGCCCGGACGCGGAAATCCACGACACCGCCGAACTGAACCTGGACCAGCAGGAAGCGCTGTACCGCCGCGCCCAGGCCGAGGACAAGGACGTGGCGCGGCTGCACTCCGGCGATCCGGCGATCTACGGCGCCACCAACGAGCAGATGCGCCGGCTGGAAGCGCTGGGCATCGCCTATGAAGTGGTACCCGGGGTGTCCTCCTTCACCGCCGCCGCCGCCGCATTGGGCAGCGAACTGACCCGGCCCGAGGTGTCCCAGTCCATCATTCTGACCCGCACCAGCGGCCGCGCCAGCGCGGTGCCGGAAACCGAGTCGATCGCCAGCTTCGCCGCCCACCGCGCGACGATGTGCATCTTCCTGTCCGGCCAGCGGCTGAAGCAGACCGTCGCCGATCTGTCGCTGCATTACCCGCCGGATACCCCGGTGGCGCTGGTGCGCCGCGCCAGCTGGCCGGACCAGTCCGTCCACCGCTCCACGCTGGGCCAGATGCTGTCCGAGGTGAAGCAGAAAGACTGGCTACTGACCACGCTGCTCTTGGTCGGCGCAGCGCTGTCGCGCGAAGGCGGCGTTGAATCCAGCCTGTACGCGGCCGGCTTCACCCACATCTTCCGCGACGGCGACGCGCGCAAGACCAAGCGGGCCAGCCTTCAGAAAGAAACGCAGGCATGA
- a CDS encoding cobalamin biosynthesis protein translates to MSRAVWLVRAEALPLGQKLAAALDARLYQPWLQAETGAREQFRAAFHAHSHWVLVMASGIAVRYLDGLPQSKYSDPAVVVMDEAARFSIPLLSGHEGGANALAYEAARLTGAIPAITTATEAMKPLTLGIGCRRGKSAEAIEQAVLQALAGRPMSAVREVATIDLKADEAGLLAFCARHALPLRVIARADVAARGWTGAPSDWVRRNVGVDGVCEPCALIASPRGGLIVPKTARDGVTVAVVEDGPIV, encoded by the coding sequence ATGAGCCGCGCCGTGTGGCTGGTGCGCGCCGAGGCGCTGCCGCTGGGGCAAAAGCTGGCGGCGGCGCTGGACGCCAGGCTGTACCAGCCGTGGCTGCAAGCCGAGACCGGCGCGCGCGAGCAATTCCGCGCCGCCTTCCATGCGCACAGCCACTGGGTGCTGGTGATGGCCAGCGGCATCGCCGTCCGCTACCTGGACGGCCTGCCGCAAAGCAAATACAGCGACCCGGCGGTGGTGGTGATGGACGAAGCCGCCCGTTTCTCCATCCCGCTCTTGTCCGGCCATGAAGGCGGCGCCAATGCGCTGGCTTATGAAGCGGCGCGGCTGACCGGCGCCATCCCGGCCATCACCACCGCCACCGAAGCGATGAAACCGCTGACGCTGGGAATCGGCTGCCGCCGCGGCAAAAGCGCGGAGGCCATCGAACAAGCGGTTCTACAGGCCTTGGCCGGCCGGCCGATGTCCGCCGTGCGCGAAGTGGCGACGATAGACCTGAAGGCCGACGAAGCCGGCCTGCTGGCGTTCTGCGCCCGCCACGCGCTGCCCTTGCGCGTCATCGCCCGCGCCGACGTCGCCGCCCGCGGCTGGACCGGCGCGCCTTCGGATTGGGTGCGGCGGAACGTCGGCGTGGACGGCGTGTGCGAGCCCTGCGCGCTGATCGCCAGCCCCAGGGGCGGGCTGATCGTGCCCAAGACCGCGCGCGACGGGGTGACGGTGGCGGTGGTGGAGGATGGGCCGATTGTTTGA
- the cobJ gene encoding precorrin-3B C(17)-methyltransferase codes for MTGKLYLVSVGPGRAELIPDLARQALAASEVIVSYDLYLTWVQPWITGKDIRTLPLTQERERAQLALAEARAGKTVALLSSGDIGVYAMATLAYEDMREDDGFDVQLIPGITSANSCASLLGAPLSHDFATLSLSDLLCPWEWIETRARHIAQADLAVVFYNVQSRQRQEGVYRILDIMLQHKKPETLCGIVRNAYREDQAVEIVTLAELRTRRFDMLTSIVIGNRFTRRKRNWMFTPRGYFNWDDTQDTVKADALPAAAAWVFSGTSDGNALSRAIAETGRAVVISSASDYGNEQAQQAAPGVATVSGRLGVERRRELLSGSRASAIVDATHPYASEMSQQLMALAKELALPYLRYERPASASAHPLIRCADSDAAARLAMAKGKRLFLATGSKELHRFVAADADRKHEWFVRLAPDPQHLQRALELGIPRSRVCAMQGPFSQAANEALWRDWGIDCVISKDGGAAGGFDAKAAAAAALGIPFIVIDRPRLDYPQAFDDFAGVLAALPAGEPA; via the coding sequence ATGACCGGCAAACTCTACCTCGTCTCGGTCGGCCCCGGCCGCGCCGAACTGATCCCCGATCTCGCCCGCCAGGCGCTGGCGGCGAGCGAGGTGATCGTGTCCTACGATCTCTACCTGACCTGGGTGCAACCGTGGATAACCGGCAAGGACATCCGCACCCTGCCGCTGACCCAGGAGCGCGAGCGCGCCCAGCTGGCGCTGGCGGAAGCCCGCGCCGGCAAAACGGTCGCTCTGCTGTCCAGCGGCGACATCGGCGTCTACGCGATGGCCACGCTGGCTTACGAGGACATGCGCGAGGACGATGGCTTCGACGTGCAGCTGATCCCCGGCATCACCTCGGCCAACTCCTGCGCCTCCCTGCTCGGCGCGCCGCTGTCGCACGACTTCGCCACGCTCAGCCTGTCCGACCTGCTGTGCCCGTGGGAATGGATTGAAACCCGCGCCCGCCACATCGCCCAGGCGGATCTGGCGGTAGTGTTCTACAACGTGCAAAGCCGCCAGCGCCAGGAAGGCGTCTACCGCATCCTGGACATCATGCTGCAGCACAAGAAGCCGGAAACGCTGTGCGGCATCGTCCGCAATGCTTACCGCGAGGACCAGGCGGTGGAAATCGTTACCCTGGCCGAGCTGCGCACCCGCCGCTTCGACATGCTGACCAGCATCGTCATCGGCAACCGCTTCACCCGCCGCAAACGGAACTGGATGTTCACCCCGCGCGGCTACTTCAACTGGGACGACACTCAGGACACGGTGAAGGCCGACGCGCTGCCCGCCGCCGCGGCCTGGGTGTTCTCCGGCACCAGCGACGGCAACGCGCTGTCCCGCGCCATCGCGGAAACCGGCCGCGCGGTGGTGATCAGCAGCGCCAGCGATTACGGCAATGAGCAGGCGCAGCAGGCGGCGCCCGGCGTCGCCACCGTCAGCGGCCGGCTGGGCGTGGAGCGCCGCCGCGAACTGCTGTCCGGCAGCCGGGCCAGCGCCATCGTCGACGCTACCCACCCCTACGCCAGCGAGATGTCGCAGCAACTGATGGCGCTGGCCAAGGAACTGGCCCTGCCCTATCTGCGCTATGAGCGGCCGGCCAGCGCCAGCGCGCATCCGCTCATTCGCTGCGCCGACAGCGATGCGGCCGCCAGGCTGGCGATGGCTAAAGGAAAACGCCTGTTCCTCGCCACCGGCAGCAAGGAGCTGCACCGCTTCGTCGCCGCCGACGCCGACCGCAAGCATGAATGGTTCGTCCGGCTGGCGCCGGACCCGCAACACCTGCAACGGGCGCTGGAGCTGGGCATCCCGCGCTCGCGCGTCTGCGCGATGCAAGGCCCGTTCTCGCAGGCGGCCAACGAGGCGCTGTGGCGCGACTGGGGCATAGATTGCGTGATCAGCAAGGACGGCGGCGCGGCCGGCGGCTTTGACGCCAAGGCCGCCGCCGCGGCCGCGCTGGGCATCCCCTTCATCGTGATCGACCGGCCCCGCTTGGATTATCCGCAGGCCTTCGACGACTTCGCCGGCGTGCTGGCGGCCTTGCCCGCAGGAGAGCCCGCATGA
- a CDS encoding CobW family GTP-binding protein has translation MSAPRLPVTVLTGFLGAGKTTLLSKLLENNKQRRLAILVNEFGEVSIDGGLLRGGDAGGVEIHDLAQGLVAYDDDADFLPTMLALWQRRQQIDHVLIETSGLALPSAVMAQLQSEALAPYFVLDATLAVVDTPLLLAGHFAPAGDGGKADAVAGLFEQQLGHADIVVLNKIDALSADALLAAEDAVRRQAPSIRFIELAYQAKLDTRLTLGLHLHEAAPAAHRHYGPVASMPGLAMRPLANQALLDGHSHGGQAAHSHGLSTHKHFHEQDPGWQSFMIRSKEAQNADKLAAALEAIAGEEPLLRIKGFAACAEGPGRLLAQGVRSRIELSRDETLAAPRQAQLVFIGYHPSRPQVLALLRDITGAHWS, from the coding sequence ATGAGCGCGCCGCGCCTGCCCGTTACCGTGTTGACCGGCTTCCTCGGCGCCGGCAAGACCACGCTGTTGAGCAAATTGCTGGAAAACAATAAGCAGCGCCGGCTGGCCATCCTGGTCAATGAATTCGGCGAGGTGTCGATAGACGGCGGCCTGCTGCGCGGCGGCGACGCCGGCGGCGTGGAAATCCACGATCTCGCCCAGGGCCTGGTGGCTTACGACGACGACGCCGACTTCCTGCCCACCATGCTGGCGCTGTGGCAGCGCCGCCAGCAGATCGACCACGTGCTGATCGAAACCTCGGGCCTGGCGCTGCCCAGCGCGGTAATGGCCCAGTTGCAAAGCGAGGCGCTGGCGCCCTATTTCGTGCTGGACGCCACGCTGGCGGTGGTTGACACCCCCTTGCTGCTGGCCGGGCATTTCGCGCCGGCCGGCGACGGCGGCAAGGCCGACGCGGTGGCGGGTTTGTTCGAGCAACAACTGGGGCACGCCGACATCGTAGTGCTGAACAAGATAGACGCGCTGTCCGCCGACGCGCTGCTGGCGGCGGAAGACGCCGTGCGCCGGCAAGCGCCGTCGATACGCTTCATCGAACTGGCCTACCAGGCCAAGCTGGACACCCGGCTGACGCTGGGCCTGCACCTGCACGAAGCCGCGCCGGCCGCGCACCGCCATTACGGCCCGGTGGCCAGCATGCCGGGGCTGGCGATGCGGCCGCTGGCCAACCAGGCCTTGCTGGACGGTCACAGCCACGGCGGCCAGGCCGCGCACAGCCATGGACTGTCCACCCACAAGCATTTCCACGAGCAAGACCCGGGCTGGCAATCATTCATGATCCGCAGCAAGGAAGCGCAAAACGCCGACAAGCTGGCCGCGGCGCTGGAGGCCATCGCCGGCGAGGAGCCGCTGCTCAGAATCAAGGGCTTCGCCGCTTGCGCGGAAGGCCCCGGCCGCTTGCTGGCCCAGGGCGTGCGCAGCCGCATCGAACTCAGCCGCGACGAGACGCTGGCCGCGCCGCGCCAGGCGCAGCTGGTCTTCATCGGCTACCACCCCAGCCGCCCGCAGGTGCTGGCGCTGCTGCGCGACATCACCGGCGCGCACTGGAGCTAG